Proteins encoded in a region of the Leifsonia sp. PS1209 genome:
- a CDS encoding MarR family transcriptional regulator, which produces MTATDRESGGGVGDQDALVDALVQFSYRTMGVLSRLAAENDLSLTQLRVLGILRDRRLRITAIADYLGLEKSTLSGLVDRAEKRGLVERAPSATDRRAVDVLLTASGHDLSSRLTAELRTELTPYTSTLAADEQQQVRSLLERMLGGDAL; this is translated from the coding sequence ATGACGGCGACGGATCGGGAGAGCGGTGGCGGCGTTGGCGACCAGGATGCGCTGGTCGACGCCCTCGTCCAGTTCTCCTACCGGACAATGGGGGTGCTCAGCAGGCTCGCTGCCGAGAACGACCTGTCGCTGACGCAGTTGCGGGTGCTCGGCATCCTGCGCGACCGCCGGCTGCGCATCACCGCCATCGCCGACTATCTGGGCCTGGAGAAGTCCACGCTGTCCGGACTGGTCGACCGCGCGGAGAAGCGCGGCCTGGTCGAACGCGCCCCGTCCGCCACCGACCGGCGCGCCGTGGACGTGCTCCTCACGGCCAGCGGGCACGACCTGTCCTCCCGCCTCACGGCCGAGCTGAGGACCGAGCTGACGCCGTACACCTCGACGCTCGCGGCCGACGAGCAGCAGCAGGTGCGTTCGCTGCTCGAACGGATGCTCGGCGGGGACGCGCTCTGA